The following nucleotide sequence is from Podospora bellae-mahoneyi strain CBS 112042 chromosome 1 map unlocalized CBS112042p_1, whole genome shotgun sequence.
AGAAACGCGAGAAAGCTCTACCACCCTCGATCCGCGAGACCTCGTCGGAAGCCGATCCCGGGCCTCCTCTCGCTCCAAGGAGGACAAATTCAACGGTGAGCCcgtcgtccaccaccacggcacCATGACCTCCATGATCAGCTTCCGCGAAGTCTGCATCGCCGTCCGCGAAACCGCGTTCCAAAGGAACCCCCTGCCCATCATTGTCTCCCTCGAAGTTGGCGCCGACAAGGAACACCAAGAGATGATGGTCCAAATCATGAAAGAAGAGTGGGACGGctacctcctcgacaagccATTCGATCACATCGACCACATTACACAACAACCAAGGCTCAACGAACTCTACAACAAAATCCTCATCAAAGTCAAGCGCATATCTGACAAGCAAGTCGAAGACGAGATTGAGCGCGGGAGGAAGCTCGGAATCAGCTCCATCAGAGCCAAACCGCCCATTACCAAGCCCCTGGCCGACCTGGCGATCTACACCCACAGCGAGCACTTTGACGACCACCAGTCCCTCCACTCCCGCACCCCATCCCATATCTTCAGCCTCAGCGAAGACTGCTTCCACGCCTTGGCTCACGACGCTACCAAAATCCGAACTCTCCTCTCACACAACCGCGACTTCTTCATGAGGATATACCCCAAGGGTCTCCGCGtagacagcagcaaccccgACCCCTCTTTCCactggagaaggggggtcCAAATGGTAGCCATGAACTGGCAGCGCACCGACGAAGGGATGATGATCAACGACGCCATGTTTGCGAACACTCACGGCTGGGTGTTGAAGCCCCCAGGACTGTTGAGTGACGAAAACGTTGACGTGGAGGACATCCCCAGGCGAACATTGGATTTGCGAATTACCGTCCTGGCAGGGCAGGTACTTCCCTTACCGCGGGACAGGAGGCAGTTAGGCGGGGtaggggtgatgggggataGGAAATTCAGGCCGATGGTGAAGGTTGAGCTGCATGtggagaagcaaaagggGGGGAATCAGGATTTGGTCaaggagacggtggtggcggagacAGATAATCCTGACTGGGGGTATGACAGCAAGTCGTTGGACTTTTTTGAGGTGAAGGATGTGATTGAGGGCTTGAGTTTTGTCAGGTAcgctttttctttctctcggGGGAAACCGAAGGAGAGGAATTTTCCTCTGCGGCTTTCCGTACTGGCCGGCCGTTGTCCTTTGCACATCACGGAAGCCGGGCGCGTTCGGAATTGTGCAGCGCAGAATGAGGCCAGAACAAGTCCGGGAGAGGCTGGGCGGAGCGGGAACCGGCGAGACGAACGACAGACGGGGGGCATACGGAAgacgagaaaaaaaataattttctTTGCTTCTGACCGCCTTGCCGTCAGGTCACGCAATGGACAACCGCCTCCCGCTCCGTTCCGGAAACCACACCGCTTCTCATCCCGCCCGTCTGTGTCCTTTTATTACAAGCAGTGGCTAACAGCAACACGCGTACAGATTCAAAGTAGAGGACAGCTCCTCCATCCGCGACAACCTGATGGCTTGGGCCTGCATCCGCCTTGACAGGCTGCAGACCGGGTACCGGTGTATTGACCTGCTGTCCAAGACTCGTCGAAAGACGGAGCACGCGAAGTTGTTGGTCAAGGTTGAGAAGGTTTTTCGGGCTGAGACGCCTGCGTaatcaacaccctcaactgTCCGGGGGGGGAAACACACGCCGCCGAATGTGTGACTCCGGAGGCCATCTTGCACCATCTCATTCATTTCTGCTGGCATATATACcatattttttcttttttttttaacaccaaggcaagcaagcaagcgaAGCATAGATATCCTGGCGTatgttttgttgttttcaGGGGGTTAGCATTCCCTTCTCATCAATTTTTAGCATGGAGGGCAAgtttctcttttcccccctttttttcccagCGAAGCGGGCGTTGTTTCGTCGTTATATCCACTTGACTAGGCATTTTATCATTTTTATCAAAGCGGATGGAGTTGGCGATTTGGTGATCTGGTGTTGTCGTTTATTTATTTAccatatttttttttactacT
It contains:
- a CDS encoding uncharacterized protein (EggNog:ENOG503NU1A; COG:I), coding for MHGVGLQFGREEPPKKKGKGNFIRRMTTLRRGAPSQGRSAMLQAALMSAGMGGNIRPHFTCHDSIRRHILYVYNIARGSEKTLRREKFEAFLKGTQGALWVEPLTQESYSFQDFFWVWSQNESAWSAVRRHEELDASKPISNYFISSSHNTYLDGNQLSSNSTADAYREVLSNGCRCIEIDVWNNPHSRSTSRTPSKSPQMEHRRQFSSNSIPRIAAERLDALMSRHSRSPSAPQSAFSSLESKHSRSPSAAQTTFSTLETRESSTTLDPRDLVGSRSRASSRSKEDKFNGEPVVHHHGTMTSMISFREVCIAVRETAFQRNPLPIIVSLEVGADKEHQEMMVQIMKEEWDGYLLDKPFDHIDHITQQPRLNELYNKILIKVKRISDKQVEDEIERGRKLGISSIRAKPPITKPLADLAIYTHSEHFDDHQSLHSRTPSHIFSLSEDCFHALAHDATKIRTLLSHNRDFFMRIYPKGLRVDSSNPDPSFHWRRGVQMVAMNWQRTDEGMMINDAMFANTHGWVLKPPGLLSDENVDVEDIPRRTLDLRITVLAGQVLPLPRDRRQLGGVGVMGDRKFRPMVKVELHVEKQKGGNQDLVKETVVAETDNPDWGYDSKSLDFFEVKDVIEGLSFVRFKVEDSSSIRDNLMAWACIRLDRLQTGYRCIDLLSKTRRKTEHAKLLVKVEKVFRAETPA